A window of Rhododendron vialii isolate Sample 1 chromosome 11a, ASM3025357v1 contains these coding sequences:
- the LOC131307739 gene encoding uncharacterized protein LOC131307739 isoform X2: MGEERWIVFEVIIFCRRHKEKKEEVAQPEADPERDQRTVFAYQISLKADERDVYDFFSRAGKVRDVRLIMDRNARRSKGVGYIEFFDAMSVPMGIALSGQPLLGQPVMVKPSEAEKNLVQSTTATAGATGGGIGPYSGGARRLYVGNLHINMKEDQLRQVFEPFGAVELVQLPTDESGNCKGFGFVQFARLEDARAAQSLDQLEIGGRAIKVSAVTDQPGMQDFGTNAGDFDDDEGGGLALNARSRALLMQKLDRSGSTASAAGSLGNPVVNSPGFALPTGPILVAAPTVPPLAGLPGGDLSVPPITVPSVDILGVPSECLLLKNMFDPKLETEPDFDLDIEEDVRDECSKFGALKHIYVDKNTAGFVYLHFENTQAAIGAQRSLHGRWFAGKMITATFMVPQNYEAKFPDSR, from the exons ATGGGTGAAGAAAGGTGGATAGTATTTGAGGTTATTATTTTCTGCAGGCGGcataaagagaaaaaggaagaagtggCTCAGCCGGAGGCTGATCCTGAACGAGATCAGCGGACTGTTTTTGCTTATCAG ATATCTCTGAAGGCAGATGAAAGAGATGTGTACGATTTCTTCTCAAGAGCTGGCAAG GTGAGAGATGTACGACTTATAATGGACCGTAATGCAAGGCGTTCCAAGGGAGTTGG GTatattgaattttttgatgCCATGTCAGTGCCAATGGGAATAGCACTGTCTGGCCAGCCCCTTCTTGGTCAGCCAGTGATGGTTAAACCATCAGAAGCTGAAAAAAATCTGGTTCAGTCTACCACAGCCACAGCTGGGGCAACAGGTGGGGGTATAGGCCCATATTCAGGGGGTGCCAGAAGGCTTTATGTTGGCAATCTGCATATTAACATGAAAGAAGATCAACTTCGTCAG GTTTTCGAACCATTTGGTGCCGTGGAGCTGGTGCAGTTGCCTACTGATGAGTCTGGGAATTGCaaaggttttggttttgttcag TTTGCACGTCTTGAAGATGCTAGAGCTGCACAGAGTTTAGATCAACTGGAAATTGGTGGTCGGGCAATAAAG GTTTCAGCTGTTACTGATCAACCTGGAATGCAAGATTTTGGAACTAATGCTGGTGATTTTGATGATGATGAAGGCGGTGGTTTG GCTTTAAATGCACGGTCACGGGCACTCCTTATGCAGAAGTTGGATCGTAGTGGTTCTACTGCAAG CGCTGCTGGTTCTCTAGGCAACCCTGTTGTTAACAGCCCTGGTTTTGCGTTGCCTACAGGGCCAATTCTTGTTGCCGCACCCACAGTTCCTCCACTTGCAGGATTGCCGGGTGGAGATCTTTCAGTTCCTCCTATTACTGTTCCTTCTGTTGATATTCTTGGTGTCCCTAGCGAGTGTCTATTGTTGAAGAACATGTTTGACCCGAAATTAGAG ACGGAACCAGACTTTGATCTGGATATTGAAGAAGATGTTCGAGATGAATGCTCAAAGTTCGGAGCACTTAAACATATCTATGTCGACAA GAATACTGCTGGGTTTGTATACTTgcattttgaaaatacacaagCTGCAATAGGTGCACAGCGTTCTCTCCATGGGAGATGGTTTGCTGGCAAGATGATCACTGCAACATTCATG GTGCCCCAGAACTATGAGGCCAAATTCCCTGACAGCAGATAG
- the LOC131307736 gene encoding probable 26S proteasome non-ATPase regulatory subunit 3, giving the protein MTQDVEMKEQQAAPSNSVTSTGPSTLQQLKEIASLIETGAYAREVRRIVRAIRLTIALRRKLKASVLHWFLNFALVPGSDAHSRLSSYLPKEDELDMEVDTATSATPAPVKHSLPEFEIYCYLLVLIFLIDQKRYNEAKACSSASIARLKNVNRRTVDVLAARLYFYYSLSYELTGDLAEIRGNLLALHRIATLRHDELGQETLLNLLLRNYLHYNLFDQAEKLRSKAPRFEAHSNQQFCRYLFYLGKIRTIQLEYTDAKESLLQAARKAPVAALGFRVQCNKWAVIVRLLLGEIPERTVFMQKGMEKALRPYFELTNAVRVGDLELFKAVAEKFSTTFSSDGTQNLIVRLRHNVIRTGLRNISISYSRISLTDVAKKLRLDSENPVADAESIVAKAIRDGAIDATLDHASGWMVSKETGDIYSTNEPQIAFNSRIAFCLNMHNEAVRALRFPPNSDKEKESAEKRRERQQQEQELAKHIAEEDDDEF; this is encoded by the exons ATGACTCAAGATGTGGAAATGAAAGAGCAACAAGCTGCTCCCTCCAATTCTGTTACTTCAACTGGCCCTTCTACTTTGCAGC AATTGAAGGAGATTGCATCTTTAATCGAGACTGGTGCATATGCCCGGGAGGTTCGTCGGATTGTGCGTGCTATTCGCCTAACCATTGCGTTGAGGCGGAAGTTGAAGGCTTCTGTGCTACATTGGTTCTTGAATTTTGCTCTTGTGCCAGGATCTGATGCTCACAGTCGGCTATCGTCTTATCTTCCCAAG GAGGACGAGCTTGATATGGAAGTTGATACCGCAACATCTGCGACCCCAGCTCCTGTGAAGCACTCCTTGCCTGAGTTTGAGATTTATTGCTATTTGCTTGttctaatatttttaattgatcAGAAGCGATACAATGAG GCTAAAGCATGCTCCTCGGCAAGTATTGCCCGTCTCAAGAATGTGAATAGGCGGACCGTTGATGTTCTAGCTGCTAGACTCTACTTCTATTACTCTCTCAGCTATGAACTCACTGGTGATCTTGCTGAAATTCGGGG TAATCTGCTTGCTTTGCACCGGATTGCTACATTGCGCCATGATGAGCTGGGTCAG GAAACACTCCTCAACCTGCTACTTCGAAATTACCTCCATTACAACTTGTTTGATCAGGCAGAGAAGCTGAGGTCAAAGGCACCCCGTTTTGAAGCACATTCAAATCAGCAG TTCTGCCGCTACCTCTTTTATCTTGGAAAGATTAGGACCATACAGTTGGAGTATACAGATGCAAAAGAGTCACTACTGCAAGCTGCTCGGAAGGCTCCTGTTGCAGCTCTTGGTTTCCGGGTACAATGCAATAAGTGGGCAGTGATAGTCCGCCTTCTGCTTGGAGAAATTCCCGAGAGGACTGTTTTTATGCAGAAGGGCATGGAGAAGGCTTTGAGGCCTTACTTTGAGCTTACAAAT GCTGTTCGAGTTGGAGATCTGGAACTGTTCAAAGCTGTTGCTGAGAAGTTCTCCACTACTTTTAGCTCTGACGGGACCCAGAACTTAATTGTTAGGCTGCGGCACAATGTTATAAGGACTGGCTTACGAAACATCAGCATTTCGTATTCGCGGATCTCACTGACTGATGTTGCCAAAAAGCTGAGACTGGACTCTGAAAATCCTGTTGCTGATGCTGAGAGTATTGTTGCCAAAGCAATCCGAGATGGCGCCATTGACGCCACACTGGATCATGCAAGTGGGTGGATGGTTTCGAAAGAGACTGGGGATATCTACTCTACGAATGAGCCTCAAATTGCTTTCAACTCTAGGATTGCTTTCTGCCTCAATATGCATAATGAAGCTGTGCGTGCTCTTCGATTTCCTCCAAACTCCGACAAGGAGAAGGAAAGTGCTgagaagaggagggagagacaACAACAAGAGCAAGAGCTTGCGAAGCACATAGCTGAGGAAGATGACGATGAGTTCTGA